The Streptomyces sp. B3I8 nucleotide sequence GCGGCGCGTTCCCGGGAGGCGAGGGCGCGGACGGCGGCCTCCTCGGTGTCGCGGGCGAGCCGGTCGCGGAGCCGGGCTGCGCCGAGCCGGGCGCGGGCCGGTTCGCGCTGCACGGCGAGCTGTTCGGCCCGGGTGGCGGCCTCCTGCGCGGCGTCGATCCGGTTCTGGAGTTCCTCGCGGACCGTCTCCCAGTCGGCGAGCCAGCTCTCGGCGTCCCGGAGTTCCGCGTCGTCGGCGAGGTCCTCGCGGTCCAGCTCGCGCTGCTCGGCGAGGAGCGCGGTGAGCCGGTCCTCCGCGCGCCGGGCCGACTCCAGGCCGCCGCGTTCCTCGGCGGTCCGCCGGGAGGCGGCGGCGAGTCCGGAGGCGTCCAGTCCGGCGAGGGGTGCGGGCAGCGCTGCCCGGGCGTCGGCCTCCGCCCGTGCCGCGTGCGCGTGCTCGCGTTCCGCCGACTCCCTCAGGCCGAGGGCCGGGGCGACCAGCTCGGCCTTGCGGGCACGCTCCATCCGGGCCCGGTCCTGCTCGTGGGCGCCGGCATGCTCGTGGAGACGGGCGGCACGCTCCCGGGCGTCCGCGAACCGGCGCTGCAGTGCGGCCAGTTCGCGGGCCTCGTCCAGCGCACGACGGACGGTGGACGAGGCGGCCTCGGCGGCGGTGTGCGCGCACGTCGCGATCGTGAGCCGTTCCCGGGCCGTGGTGCGGGCGAGGGCGGCCCAGGTCAGCACGGCTTCGGCGAGCCCCGCGTCGCCGGGGGACAGCTCCGGCGGCGGCATGCCGTCGCCCGCCGCCTGCTGCATGCGGTGGGCGTCGGCGAGCAGCGCGGCGTCCCCGTCGCGCACGTCGGCCTCGGCGGCGCGCCGGAGTTCGGCGAGCCGCTTCTCGACGTCGGCGAAACGACGGGTGTCGAACAGCCGGCCGAGCAGCTTGCCGCGGGCCTCGGCGTCGGCGCGCAGGAACCGGGCGAAGTCGCCCTGGGGGAGCAGCACCACCTGGCAGAACTGCTCCCGGCTCATGCCGAGCAGCTGGGTGATCTCCTCACCTATCTCCTGGTGGGAGCGGCTGAGATCCTTCCACGCGGCGGCCGGGGTGTCGTACTCGCGCAGCCAGGACTGCGCCTTGTCGGTGGTCGTGCCCGTGCCGCGTTTCTTGGGGCGGGCCCAGGGCGGCTGCCGGGTGATCTCCAGGCGGCGGCCGGCGACGGTGAGGTCGAGCCGTACCTCGGTGCGGGTGCCGGGCGGGGCGTGGTCGCTGCGCAGGGTGAGGCCCTGTCCGCTCTGCCGGGCGCCGGGCACGGCCCCGTAGAGCGCGTAGCAGACGGCGTCCAGGACGGAGGTCTTGCCGGCACCGGTCGGTCCGTGCAGCAGGAAGAGCCCGGCGGCCGACAGGGCGTCGAAGTCGATGCTCTGGGTGTCGCCGAAGGGCCCGAAGGCCGTGATGTCCAGCCGGTGCAGCCTCATCGGCTCCCCCTCCCCCGTGACGCCGGTGCCGGTGTCGCTGCCGTGTCGGTGCCCGTGTCCGCCCTGCCGGTCACGGGGCGGTCTCCCGGGTCCCGGCGTCCGCGCGTACGGCGTCGAAGGCGTCCTGGAGGACGAGGCGCTCACGGTCGTCGGGGGCGGCCCCGCGCACATGGGCCACGAAGTCCTCCGCGACCTGATGGTCGGAGCGGCCGGCCAGCCGGCGGGCGTAGCTGAGGCCGGGCTCCTCGGGGGCGCGGTCCGGGTCGAAGACCAGGCTGAGGGTGTGCGGGAAGCGCTCGATGAGCCGGGCCATGGGCTCGGCGGGCCGAACCGGGTCGGTGAGGGTGGCCTCCACCCACGCCTCCTGGTGCTGGGCCTGCTCCGCGCCGGTGAGCAGGTCCTCCAGGCGGCCCCGGATCCGGGCGAGCGGGCGCGGGACGGGACAGTCGACGCGCTCGGCGGTGACCGTTCCGTCCGCGCCGAGGTCGACCAGCCACATGCTCTTGCGGTGGCTCGCCTCGGAGAAGGAGTACGGCAGCGGGGAGCCGGAGTAGCGGACCCGTTCGGTGAGCGTCTGGCTGCCGTGCAGATGGCCGAGGGCCACGTAGTCGACGCCGTCGAAGACGCCGGCGGGTACCGAGGCGACGCCGCCGACGGTGATGTCCCGCTCGCTGTCGCTGGCCTCGCCGCCGGTGACGAACGCGTGGGCGAGGACGACGGAGCGGGTGCCGGCGGGGCGGTCGGCGAGATCGGCGCGGACCCGGTCCATCGCGGCGGCGAGCACCTGTTCGTGGCCGGCCCTCTCCACCCCGAACCGCTCGCGGACCAGGGCGGGTTCGAGGTAGGGCAGGCCGTAGAAGGCGACGTCCCCGTGGGCATCGGCGAGGACGACCGGGGTGCCGCAGGCGGCGGGGTCGGTGCGCAGATGTATGCCGGCGCGGTCGATCAGCCCGGCGCCGACGCCGAGACGGCGGGCCGAGTCGTGGTTCCCGGAGATCATCACCGTGGGCACGCCGGCCTCGGCGAGGCGGTGCAGGGCGTCGTCGAACAACTCCACGGCGGCCAGTGGGGGCACCGCCCGGTCGTACACGTCCCCCGAGACGACCACCGCGTCGACCTCGCGCACGCGCACGGTCTCGACCAGGTGCGCGATGAACCCGGCCTGGGCATCGAGCATGTTCACCCGGTGGAACGACCGGCCGAGATGCCAGTCGGACGTGTGCAGAAGCCTCATGATCCCCGAGACTAACGGCAGGGTACGACAACGCGGGCGGCTACTCCCGTATCGGCCCGATATGCCCGACTCTCGAGCCACTTCCTCCCCAGGCACCCCCAATGCACCGCGCCCGCGCCCACTTTGTCCCGTTCCGCGGCTCACATGGTGCCGTAGACCTCTCCGCCCAGCTCCAGGCGGGCGGTTCCCGCGGTGAGGTCGGCGAGCCGGGCGCGGAACGCGTCCACCTCGGCGTCCGGCAGCCCGATCTCCAGGGCGACCGCCTCCCCGTAACGGACGTCGCGCACCTCGCGCCCCATGGTCCGCAGCTCGTTCTGCACCTTGCCGGCGCGCTGGTGGTCGACGGTGACGGTGGCGAGCCGGAAGCGCCGGCGGGTGACCGTGCCGAGTGCGTCCAGGGCCTCGCCGACGGCGCCGCCGTAGGCGCGGATCAGTCCGCCCGCGCCGAGCTTGACACCGCCGAAGTACCGGGTGACGACGGCGACGGTGTACCGCATGTCGCGGCGCAGCAGCATCTGCAGCATGGGGACGCCCGCGGTGCCGCCCGGTTCGCCGTCGTCGCTCGCCCGCTGCACGGAGGCGTCGGCGCCGATGACGTACGCGAAGCAGTTGTGCGTGGCGGCGGCGTGCTCCCCGCGGACGGCGGCGACGAAGTCCTGCGCCTGCCGCTCGGTGGCCGCGGGGGCGAGGGCGCACAGGAAACGCGAGCGGTTGATCTCGGTCTCGTGCACGCCGGCGTGGGCGATCGTGCGGTACTCGTCCTGCATACGGGCAGCCTATGCGCCGGCCGTGCGGCACCGTCCGGGGCACCTCGGGCACCCCGCCGCGGCGGGGCCGGGCGGCGGTGTCAGTACCGGGTGCCGATCTCCCGGGTCAGCTCCAGGCCGAACAGCCGGTCGGCGTAGGCGTAGGACTCGAAGCGGGCGCCCGGCGGCACGGCCCCGTCCCTCTCACCCGCCCCGCCCTTCCGGCCCGCCTCACTC carries:
- a CDS encoding YigZ family protein, with amino-acid sequence MQDEYRTIAHAGVHETEINRSRFLCALAPAATERQAQDFVAAVRGEHAAATHNCFAYVIGADASVQRASDDGEPGGTAGVPMLQMLLRRDMRYTVAVVTRYFGGVKLGAGGLIRAYGGAVGEALDALGTVTRRRFRLATVTVDHQRAGKVQNELRTMGREVRDVRYGEAVALEIGLPDAEVDAFRARLADLTAGTARLELGGEVYGTM
- a CDS encoding exonuclease SbcCD subunit D, encoding MRLLHTSDWHLGRSFHRVNMLDAQAGFIAHLVETVRVREVDAVVVSGDVYDRAVPPLAAVELFDDALHRLAEAGVPTVMISGNHDSARRLGVGAGLIDRAGIHLRTDPAACGTPVVLADAHGDVAFYGLPYLEPALVRERFGVERAGHEQVLAAAMDRVRADLADRPAGTRSVVLAHAFVTGGEASDSERDITVGGVASVPAGVFDGVDYVALGHLHGSQTLTERVRYSGSPLPYSFSEASHRKSMWLVDLGADGTVTAERVDCPVPRPLARIRGRLEDLLTGAEQAQHQEAWVEATLTDPVRPAEPMARLIERFPHTLSLVFDPDRAPEEPGLSYARRLAGRSDHQVAEDFVAHVRGAAPDDRERLVLQDAFDAVRADAGTRETAP